CGCGATGGCTTCCTGCGTCAGCCCGGGCACACCGTCCATCGCGTTCGGCAGGCGCAAGCCGTGCCAGTGCACCGAGGTCGGTTGCGGCAGGTCGTTCTGCACGCCGATGCGCAGCCGTTCGCCCTGGCGATAGCGCAAGGACTGACCCGGCATCGACCCGTTGAACGTCCAGAGCGCGGTTTCGGCATAACCCTCGGGAGCGACCTGTTGGCGCGACGGGGCGGCGGTCAGGACCGTGCCGGTACTTGCCCAGGCCGGGCGGTACAGAACGGCGGCGGCAGAGGCGGCAAGGAATCGGCGGCGTGAGATCATGGCATGCTCCGTTTGAGCCAAGGATAGGCGCGGTGCACCCATGCGGAAAGGGGCATCGCTTGACATCCCGGTGATGCCGCGCAAAGCACCGGGCATGAGCATGTCCCTGTTGCAAGTGGCCCTTGGCGGCGCGATCGGCGCCAGCGCCCGGTATCTGACCGGCCATGCCGCCTTGCGCCTGCTTGGCCCCGGCTTTCCCTGGGGCACGCTGATCGTCAATGTCGTCGGATCATTCCTGATGGGGGTGGCGGTGGTCGCCTTGCTGCAGTTCTCGGCCAACCGCTTTGCGCCTCTGCTGGTCACCGGCGTGCTGGGTGGCTTCACCACGTTTTCGGCTTTTTCGCTGGACGCGGTGACGCTTTACGAACGCGGCCAGGTGTCTCTGGCGGCCGGCTATGTGACCGCATCGGTCGCCCTGTCCATCGCGGCCTTGTTCGCGGGGCTGTGGCTTGCACGGAGTGTCCTGACATGAGCCGCGTGCAGAATGTCATCGTGGGGCCGGGCGACGGCGACCAGCGGCTGGATCGCTGGCTGAAACGGCATTTCCCGCAATTGGCCCAGGGCCGG
This sequence is a window from Thalassococcus arenae. Protein-coding genes within it:
- the crcB gene encoding fluoride efflux transporter CrcB, which encodes MSMSLLQVALGGAIGASARYLTGHAALRLLGPGFPWGTLIVNVVGSFLMGVAVVALLQFSANRFAPLLVTGVLGGFTTFSAFSLDAVTLYERGQVSLAAGYVTASVALSIAALFAGLWLARSVLT